A genomic region of Candidatus Dependentiae bacterium contains the following coding sequences:
- the glmU gene encoding bifunctional UDP-N-acetylglucosamine diphosphorylase/glucosamine-1-phosphate N-acetyltransferase GlmU, with the protein MLLNLQAIVLAASTSSSFNAHKTKLAEKICGQEMVLYSTKLLESLNIPTTLVVGYQKELIQDIVTQHHHDNVHFVVQEEQHGTAHAILCARNSFQADNILVMHGDMPLVTKEIIEKLYAKHIETQATISFIVAHNDDPSGFSYGRVVKQGDNKIQIVEAKEFDGDLHDHCYVNAGIYIVTNDFLSNNINEIEKNDTSKQFYFTDIIKIASDLNQPITTVKASFDRIRGINNFQELWAAEQVKRAELIKHWMDRGVRFPVAQNVHIDLDVTIGAGSYIGCGAHILKGSVLGQNCFIHEFNAIEGSTLEDNVTLFSHCIVKDSHVGAHAKIGPFAHVSEHTTIKAHAVIGNFVEVKRSTIGQHSKAKHLAYLGDAIIGEHVNIGAGTITCNYDGSEKHKTIIKDGSFIGSNNTLVAPVTIEEGSYTAAGSTITVDVPQGALAIARARQINKEGYAKKMKTKNKISKADQSVSFIGAVKTNHDSKLSEGQ; encoded by the coding sequence ATGTTACTAAATTTACAAGCAATCGTGCTTGCGGCAAGCACGTCAAGCTCATTCAATGCACATAAAACAAAACTTGCTGAAAAAATCTGTGGCCAAGAGATGGTTCTATATTCTACAAAATTATTAGAATCACTTAATATTCCAACCACGCTGGTAGTGGGCTATCAAAAAGAATTAATCCAAGACATTGTTACGCAACACCATCACGACAATGTACATTTTGTGGTACAAGAAGAACAGCACGGGACTGCCCACGCTATTTTGTGTGCACGCAATAGCTTTCAAGCAGACAATATTCTTGTAATGCATGGCGATATGCCCCTAGTAACCAAAGAAATTATAGAAAAATTATACGCAAAACATATTGAGACTCAGGCAACCATTAGTTTTATTGTTGCCCACAATGACGACCCAAGTGGATTCTCGTATGGTCGCGTAGTCAAACAAGGTGACAACAAAATTCAAATCGTAGAAGCAAAAGAATTTGATGGCGACTTGCACGACCATTGCTACGTCAATGCGGGTATCTATATTGTTACCAATGATTTCTTGAGTAACAATATCAACGAGATCGAAAAAAACGATACGAGTAAACAATTTTATTTTACCGATATCATTAAGATTGCAAGCGATCTCAACCAACCAATCACCACGGTAAAAGCATCGTTTGACCGTATTCGCGGCATAAACAACTTTCAAGAATTGTGGGCCGCAGAACAAGTAAAACGTGCTGAACTTATTAAACATTGGATGGATCGCGGCGTAAGATTTCCTGTCGCGCAAAACGTGCACATCGATTTAGATGTCACCATTGGCGCAGGCTCCTATATCGGCTGCGGCGCACATATTCTCAAGGGTAGCGTACTCGGGCAAAATTGTTTTATTCACGAATTCAATGCTATTGAAGGCTCAACACTCGAAGACAATGTAACCCTTTTTTCTCATTGCATTGTTAAAGATTCACACGTTGGTGCACATGCCAAGATTGGACCATTCGCACACGTGAGCGAACATACAACCATTAAAGCACATGCCGTTATTGGCAACTTTGTGGAAGTCAAACGCAGCACCATTGGCCAACATTCAAAAGCAAAACATCTCGCCTACTTAGGTGATGCTATTATTGGCGAACATGTGAATATTGGCGCTGGCACGATTACCTGTAACTATGATGGCAGCGAAAAACATAAAACCATTATTAAAGATGGATCGTTTATTGGTAGCAACAACACACTGGTTGCGCCCGTGACCATCGAAGAAGGCTCTTATACCGCTGCAGGATCAACCATCACCGTTGATGTACCACAAGGCGCATTAGCCATTGCACGCGCACGCCAAATCAATAAAGAAGGCTACGCAAAAAAGATGAAAACAAAAAACAAAATCAGCAAAGCCGACCAATCGGTATCCTTTATAGGTGCTGTAAAAACAAACCACGATAGCAAACTTTCCGAGGGTCAATGA
- a CDS encoding rod shape-determining protein produces MKFFPAKRLFSIFSNDIAIDLGTANTVVYVRNRGIVLNEPSVVAIRAHTNQVLAAGKEAKEMLGKTPENIVACRPMRDGVIANFELTESMLRYFIRAVHDDRRTLVRPRMLIGVPSGITQVELRAVIESAKQAGAREVHTILEPMAAAIGAGLPVQEPSGNMIVDIGGGTTEVAVISLKSVVFCKSVRVGGDEMDRAIVQYVKRKYNLLIGERTAERIKMEVGSALLLPELSKESVQVKGRDLVTGVPKTVTLSSREVNEALIETVASIVDVVRVALENTPPELSSDLVDRGIVMAGGGSLLKGLDQLLARETGLPVRVAEDPLFCVVNGAGKAIENLSFFREALMK; encoded by the coding sequence ATGAAATTTTTTCCGGCAAAAAGATTATTTAGTATTTTTTCCAATGATATTGCGATTGATCTTGGTACAGCAAACACGGTTGTGTATGTGCGTAATCGAGGTATCGTGCTCAATGAGCCTTCGGTAGTTGCTATCAGAGCGCATACCAATCAAGTGTTGGCAGCAGGAAAAGAAGCAAAAGAAATGTTAGGAAAAACTCCTGAAAACATTGTGGCATGCCGACCAATGCGTGATGGTGTTATTGCAAACTTTGAATTGACCGAAAGCATGTTGCGCTATTTCATTCGCGCCGTGCACGATGACCGTAGAACGTTGGTTCGCCCACGTATGCTTATTGGTGTTCCATCAGGCATCACCCAAGTTGAACTCCGCGCGGTTATTGAATCTGCAAAACAAGCAGGAGCTCGCGAAGTTCACACCATTTTAGAACCTATGGCTGCAGCAATTGGTGCCGGGCTTCCGGTGCAAGAGCCATCCGGTAACATGATTGTTGATATTGGTGGTGGTACAACTGAAGTTGCCGTCATCTCATTAAAATCAGTGGTGTTCTGTAAATCAGTTCGCGTTGGTGGCGATGAAATGGATCGTGCGATTGTTCAATATGTTAAAAGAAAATATAACTTACTTATTGGTGAACGTACTGCTGAGCGCATTAAAATGGAAGTTGGTTCAGCGTTATTGTTGCCAGAACTAAGCAAAGAAAGCGTACAAGTTAAAGGCCGCGATTTAGTAACCGGTGTGCCAAAGACCGTCACGCTAAGCAGTCGAGAAGTTAATGAAGCACTTATTGAAACCGTAGCAAGCATCGTTGATGTTGTACGTGTTGCTTTAGAAAACACACCACCAGAACTTTCCTCTGATCTTGTTGATCGCGGTATTGTAATGGCTGGCGGCGGTTCATTGCTCAAAGGCTTGGACCAATTGCTCGCAAGAGAGACAGGGTTGCCGGTGCGTGTAGCAGAAGATCCATTATTCTGTGTAGTTAATGGTGCAGGTAAGGCAATTGAAAACTTAAGCTTCTTCCGTGAAGCATTAATGAAATAA